The nucleotide sequence CCAGCCCCGCCCTTTTGTATGCCAAAGCCCTGGTGCGCTCATGGAGCAATAACAGTTCAAAAAAAGACGAACTGGAAAAACAAATCGATCATACTATGATGCTTATCCGCAGTTTATCGCATGATCTCAGATCGGATAAGCAATATATCATTGCCAATTTGATTGATGATGTTGAACAGCTCTTGCAAAAACTAAACCCCGATAACAGTTTTGCTTATTCCATCGGCAAGTCATTGAATGAAAAACGCCTTATCAGTCATTACCAATACACTGAACTAAAAGCGATTCTAAACGAATGCATCACGAATACCATAAAATACGCCGAATTTAGCAAAATTGAAGTGAATTTTGAGCAAAACAATAACCGGTTCTCCATCACTTACAAAGACAACGGCGAAGGTTGGGATGGCGATAAAAAAAGCGAAGGTATGGGGTTGAAAAATATTGAAGAAAGGATCAACGGCCTTAATGGAGACTATAAGATACAGAATCAGCATCCTAATGGGTACTCGATACAACTGTCAATACTATTAAGATAAGGTTGCAGAAAAACAGACAGAATGATAATCATTTAGAAGAAATTGAATGGACGCTACTAATTCAACATACAAGTCAATATTGGTAATCGATGATCACAAAATGGTGGCCAACGGTATAAAATTAATAGCAGGCCCGTTATTTGAAACTTTTTACATGGCGCACGATGGCGCATCGGGTATGAGTCAGGCACTCCGGAATTTCCCCGAGTTAATCATCGTAGATTTTTATCTTCCGGATATGCCTGGAGATTTACTCGTGCGGCAGCTAAAAGAAAAATTGCCCTCTGTCAAAATTATGGCCTATTCATTTTCCTACAGTTCTGATATAATCATAAAGATGTTAAAAGCCGGGATAGATGGTTATGTAATCAAACGGGAGGACGACAAGGAATTCATAAATGCCATCCATCTGTTAATGCGGGGAAGGGATTATTTCTGCAAAGAGGCAAGAACACATATTATCAACCGTTTCTCAACTGCCACAGATGATTTTGCGCTCAAACACATTATTGGAAACACCAAATTCTCCGGCAAGGAAATCGAGCTGATTCGACTCTTATGCAAGCAGGTAACGACCAAGGAAATCAGCCGCTACCTAAATCTTTCGGAACGTACAATAGAACAGTACAGGAGCAATATTATGCGTAAGGTAAATGCCAAAACACTAGCGGGCATTATTAAGTTCGCGATTCAGAATGGTGTGATAATGGTTGATGAACTTTAGTCAGGGGACAGCTATCTTGTCGCCTGGGATTCTGCTCAAAACGGCTTGAGATTTTGCAAGTACTTTGGCTACTTGACAGGTTCTATGACATGGGGGTATCCTCGTCCATTCAAGCGTTTAAAATAAAAGACCTGAACATCGAATAAATAAAGTGAATAAGATAAAAAAGAGACCGAAACCCTGGCTTAAAAAAGCCCGGAGTCGATCTCTGCCTTTGTCCTTTAGTAAACCCTTTAGAGTCCCGGAATGTATTATTCCTTTACTACTTTAACTACTTTTGAAGAAGATCGGCTCCCGTCTTTATCAACCTGGGTCACTTTGATAAATACCTCTCCATTTCCAGCAAGTTCATCGGATTTTGATTTTCTACAGCTGAATAAGATGGCGGTAAGCCCGCACATAATAACAAGTGTAAAAGGCAAGCGAAGTTTACGCTTTCTGAACACACCTATAGAGCCCAGCGTTAACATGCCAATTCCCAGTATAGAAGCGAGTGTGTTACCGGTCATATCCTTTGTGAATTCGTACTGTATCGTTTTATCTGAATTTCCATCCTGTGCAGCTGACTTA is from Niabella beijingensis and encodes:
- a CDS encoding response regulator; the protein is MDATNSTYKSILVIDDHKMVANGIKLIAGPLFETFYMAHDGASGMSQALRNFPELIIVDFYLPDMPGDLLVRQLKEKLPSVKIMAYSFSYSSDIIIKMLKAGIDGYVIKREDDKEFINAIHLLMRGRDYFCKEARTHIINRFSTATDDFALKHIIGNTKFSGKEIELIRLLCKQVTTKEISRYLNLSERTIEQYRSNIMRKVNAKTLAGIIKFAIQNGVIMVDEL